TATACGCTTGATACGGATTGTTTACTGACATTGATTAAATGCCTCCTTATTATTAACCACCAAAAGATTGCATAAATTGAGCAGATTGGGCGTTGGCACGTTGAATCGCCTGTTCCATTGCTGTAAATTGACGCCAGTAGCGATCTTCAATATCGATTAATCGTTGTTGCCAGCGGTCCATTTGCTTTTCAATTTCATCCAAATTACGTCCTAACGTAAATTGTTGGTTCGTTTTAAACGAATTACCAGCCCGGTCTTCCACACCATGAATCGTATCCTTAATCGTAGAACGCATCCGGCGAATAATCCCTTGTTCCGCTGTCGTTTCACCATCGGCCATTAACAAGTTATAGACGCCTTCTGGATTTTCTGCAAGTGCTTTTTTCAATTTCGTTTCATCAATTTCTAATTTTCCACGGTCGTTGTAACGATTGGTCGTTTTGATACCGATTTCTACTAATTGGTTCATTTTTGGATCGAGACCGGAAACTTCCCTGTATAAATCCATCCGTAATTGACTTAACCCACTAGATAAAGTGGTGTCGCCACGAAGCACGCCACTTTTTGCTTTTTCATCCCAAAGTTTAATGTCGTTTTCTTTCATATCGCTTCTTTGTTCGTTCGTTAACGGTTGATACTTACGGTATCGTTTTTCCGTTAACTTATCATTAATAGTTCCAATCATTTCATTATACTTGTTTACGAATTCAACGATTGCTTCAAACGATTTATCGACATAATTCGTTGTTGTGACGGTTACTGGACCAGTAGTGAATTCACTTTTTAACGTAAACGTAATACCGTTTAATTCGAAATTGTTCGATGTACGTTCTGTCGCTAAACCGTTGATCATTAATTGTGCATTCGTTCCACCTTGTTCAACGGCACCTTGCATTTGTAACGTATTAGTTAGAAAGTCTCCATCTAGGACAATTTCATCACTGGTTTTATTGAAGTCACCAGTTTCTTTTCGTGTAAAGGCAATTTTTTTAGAATAATCGTCATAAAAAGCATTTACCCCAATATTCGAATCTCTAACCTCACGAAGCACTTGATTTAAACTATACGTACTATCTAAATTGAAAGATGTCGTCGTTTGTAGCCCTTGTGCATTTGTAGTAGAAATAGAAAAGTTCACTTTTTCGGTAATAAAACTTGCTTCTATTTTGCTATCTTTTGCTACTGGGTTACCGAATGTTAAAGCCCCCGTTTCTTTATCCACATATACATCTTTTGCGCCTAATGCAGCTGCTGTATCTTTTACTGTGTACGCTTCCCCATTTACTAAAATCGATTGAACGGAACGAAGTCCACCTTTTCCTAATTGGAAGTTCACTCCATTCTCTGTGACAGCAATCGATTTTTTTTCTATTTGTTGATAATCTACTTGAACGTTTGCTTTATCTGCTAACGAATTTCCGAATATTAGTGCACCTGTTTCACGGTTTACATATACTTCATTGGCACCAAGACCACTTTGCGTATCTTTAACTGTATAGGCTGTTCCATTTACTGTTACAGACACGTTTTGCACATTTTTACCTTTTATTTGTAAAGTATTAACATTTCCATTGATAACCGTAAATTTCTCCGTAGAAACATCCGAAAAGGTAAGACCACCAGTAAATTGACCTTTCATTTCCCGCAAAGATTTATTCGCATCAAAAGTCGTAGAAGCTGTAATACCAGCAGTACTTGATTTTGTTGCAGCTGTTGCTAATTTTGTTACTTCGTTAATCGTATACGAAATACTTCCTGCAGAAGCAGACGCTTGTGCAGATACTTTCGCCTCATCTGTACTAGATGCTTGCTTCGGAGTAATCACACTTTGACGTGACACTTTTTCAAATAAAAGCTTATCAAAATCATCAAGAATCTTGTTCATATTGCGATATTCATCCCGTTGCCACGTCACCCATTCTTTCTTTTGAAATAATTTATCGTATGGTTTACGTTGCACATTCATTAAATCGGTTACGAGCTTATCTGTATCTAACGCTCCAGAAAGCCCTGTAATTCTCATTTGATTAGAGAACATATTAATCACCTATCTTTTTTTAAATTTTTTTATCTACAAACAGCCCTATTAACTTTGTCATTTCCATATACATGTCTAACACTTTTTTAGATGGAATTTCCCGAATCACTTCTTGTGTTTTGGAATCTACCAGTTCTACGTAATACTCTTGTAATTCTTCATGTAGTTTGAAGTGAAGCGATGTCATCGTTGGTTCTAAAAAGTGATTTAAGCTTTCTACAACTTTATCTAACTTTTCTTTTGTCACTTCTTCTTGTGAATAATACTGTTTTGATTCTTTTGGATCGACTTTGTCTACTTTGACAGTTTGTTCGGTTTGAGTGATAGTCGATGTTAAATTTTGAGGTTGAAAAGACGAATCGATTCGCATCAATAATTCCCTCCTTATTTATGATCGTACAACTACTCTTCTATCTAATATATCGGTTACTTTTTTTATTTTTTTATCATTTTGGAAAAACTCGGTGTCGGTAAATTCTTTAAGACAAGTTACCGATATATAAGAAGAAAGACTTATTACGAGGAAAGGAGGATTTCAATGCGTATTCATAATGATTCCTTTATTTTACAAAGTCATCACAAAGTATTAAAAAATGAAAATGACGCGTCGAAAACATTACAACATCTCGGCAGTGGATTGCGAGTACGGACAGCAGCAGATGATGCTTCAGGTCTTGCTATTTCCGAACAAATGCGTGGACAAATCCGCGGTCTATCCCAAGCACAGCGAAATATCCAAGACGGGATGTCGTTAGTAAAAGCAACCGAAGAAGGGCTTGTGAAAATTCAAGGACTTTTGCAACGTGTCAATGAACTAGCTGTCCAATCTGCCAACGACACGATGACGACAGCGGACCGCGAAAATGCCCAAATGGAAGTAGATGAACTACTTGGTACGATTAATGAAACTGCGAAAAATTTAGAATTTAACACAATTACATTGCTTGGACCTGATAACGAACACGAAATCGCAACAGGACCAAACGGCGCAGCGCCAAAACTATTACTTCACGTTGGAGCTAATCCGCGTCAAACGTATGAAATCGAGTTATTTGACGTACGTACGTCGAACTTAGAAGTAGAAAATGCATCGGTTTTAACACAAACAGATGCTAGTGATTTAATTGCAAAAACACACGCATCGGTAAATAAAATTTCCGATCAATTAGCTCGAATCGGTTCGTATTATGAAGCACTCGAACATCATTATTTTAACAATACTTATTACGAAGCAAACTTAACCTTATCGGAATCATTCATTCGTGATGCCGACATGGCAGAAGAAACGTTTACATTACTTACGATTAATATCCGCCAACAAGCGGACCAAGTGTTAATCAAACAAGCAAATCAACAACCGGAAAAAGTGTTATCGTTGTTGACAGCATAAAAAACTTGCAGGGACATTTCTCTGCAAGTTTTTTCATTGGTTACGCGTACACATTTACGAGTAACCCCTTGATTTCTCCGACTAAATCAAGGATTTTTAACCCTTTTTCTTGTTCTTTTAATACAGTATCCGTTAACTCTAATAACTTTTGATCGACTTGTTTCACGATTTTGTATACTTTCGTACGGCCACGACGGTTAAAACCGCG
The genomic region above belongs to Massilibacterium senegalense and contains:
- a CDS encoding flagellin N-terminal helical domain-containing protein — translated: MRIHNDSFILQSHHKVLKNENDASKTLQHLGSGLRVRTAADDASGLAISEQMRGQIRGLSQAQRNIQDGMSLVKATEEGLVKIQGLLQRVNELAVQSANDTMTTADRENAQMEVDELLGTINETAKNLEFNTITLLGPDNEHEIATGPNGAAPKLLLHVGANPRQTYEIELFDVRTSNLEVENASVLTQTDASDLIAKTHASVNKISDQLARIGSYYEALEHHYFNNTYYEANLTLSESFIRDADMAEETFTLLTINIRQQADQVLIKQANQQPEKVLSLLTA
- the fliD gene encoding flagellar filament capping protein FliD, encoding MFSNQMRITGLSGALDTDKLVTDLMNVQRKPYDKLFQKKEWVTWQRDEYRNMNKILDDFDKLLFEKVSRQSVITPKQASSTDEAKVSAQASASAGSISYTINEVTKLATAATKSSTAGITASTTFDANKSLREMKGQFTGGLTFSDVSTEKFTVINGNVNTLQIKGKNVQNVSVTVNGTAYTVKDTQSGLGANEVYVNRETGALIFGNSLADKANVQVDYQQIEKKSIAVTENGVNFQLGKGGLRSVQSILVNGEAYTVKDTAAALGAKDVYVDKETGALTFGNPVAKDSKIEASFITEKVNFSISTTNAQGLQTTTSFNLDSTYSLNQVLREVRDSNIGVNAFYDDYSKKIAFTRKETGDFNKTSDEIVLDGDFLTNTLQMQGAVEQGGTNAQLMINGLATERTSNNFELNGITFTLKSEFTTGPVTVTTTNYVDKSFEAIVEFVNKYNEMIGTINDKLTEKRYRKYQPLTNEQRSDMKENDIKLWDEKAKSGVLRGDTTLSSGLSQLRMDLYREVSGLDPKMNQLVEIGIKTTNRYNDRGKLEIDETKLKKALAENPEGVYNLLMADGETTAEQGIIRRMRSTIKDTIHGVEDRAGNSFKTNQQFTLGRNLDEIEKQMDRWQQRLIDIEDRYWRQFTAMEQAIQRANAQSAQFMQSFGG
- the flaG gene encoding flagellar protein FlaG is translated as MRIDSSFQPQNLTSTITQTEQTVKVDKVDPKESKQYYSQEEVTKEKLDKVVESLNHFLEPTMTSLHFKLHEELQEYYVELVDSKTQEVIREIPSKKVLDMYMEMTKLIGLFVDKKI